Proteins encoded in a region of the Nicotiana tomentosiformis chromosome 9, ASM39032v3, whole genome shotgun sequence genome:
- the LOC138899221 gene encoding secreted RxLR effector protein 161-like encodes MISQQKYIKELVKRFERESLKTIDTPIATATRLDMNEPGSPVNEIMYRGDNFDLFRYVDVDYAGYLVDRKITSGMAHFLGSCLISCGTKKQNFMALSTAKVEYVAVASCYSQLLWIKQQLEYFGVFSDCVP; translated from the exons ATGATAAGTCAGCAGAAATACATTAAAGAGCTTGTAAAGAGGTTTGAGAGGGAAAGCTTGAAGACCATTGATACTCCCATTGCCACTGCCACTCGTCTGGACATGAACGAACCCGGTTCCCCTGTGAATGAAATCATGTATCGAG GAGACAATTTTGACTTATTTAGGTATGTTGATGTTGATTATGCTGGCTATTTGGTGGATAGAAAGATCACATCTGGGATGGCACATTTTTTGGGATCATGCTTGATTTCATGCGGTACAAAGAAACAAAACTTTATGGCTCTCTCTACTGCAAAAGTTGAATATGTGGCAGTTGCTTCTTGTTATTCTCAACTACTATGGATCAAGCAACAACTAgaatattttggtgtattttctGATTGTGTGCCATGA